A single genomic interval of Thermodesulfobacteriota bacterium harbors:
- a CDS encoding cysteine synthase family protein, with the protein MTAAPNPAKRVYQDLAQLIADPENPTPLVRLGRFGAGLPQELYAKLEGFNPFGSIKDRTALYLLRGLQERGGLPPGKRLVEPTSGNTGIALAALANLAGVGCTITVPSAVPEEKLAVLRMLGAEVWPTPDDLCPIEHPKDGAIALAKSMVAGERTRDLYVMPNQYENPDNVRAHYETTGPEIWDQTGGRVTHFFAGYGTCGTLTGVGRFLKEQNSRVRIVAVEPQRNHKLPGLKNFQESKQPEILDPSVIDEVLPVTDADAYATALEVARTESLLLGPSSGAILWAAREVGRREGGLGVAIAPDNAFKYMSFYAQWLVGQGEPNP; encoded by the coding sequence ATGACTGCCGCCCCGAACCCCGCCAAGCGGGTCTACCAAGACCTGGCCCAGCTCATCGCCGACCCCGAAAACCCCACGCCGTTGGTACGGCTGGGGCGCTTTGGGGCCGGGCTGCCCCAGGAGCTCTACGCCAAGCTCGAGGGCTTCAACCCCTTCGGGTCCATCAAGGACCGCACCGCCCTGTACCTCTTGCGAGGGCTCCAGGAACGGGGCGGGCTCCCCCCGGGCAAGCGCCTGGTGGAGCCCACCTCGGGCAACACGGGCATCGCGCTGGCGGCGTTGGCAAACCTGGCCGGCGTGGGGTGCACGATTACCGTGCCGAGCGCGGTCCCCGAAGAAAAGCTCGCAGTGCTGCGGATGCTCGGCGCCGAGGTCTGGCCCACCCCGGACGACCTCTGCCCCATCGAGCACCCCAAGGACGGCGCCATCGCGCTGGCCAAGAGCATGGTGGCCGGGGAGCGCACGCGGGACCTCTACGTGATGCCCAACCAGTACGAGAACCCCGACAACGTGCGGGCGCACTACGAGACCACCGGTCCCGAGATCTGGGACCAGACCGGGGGGCGGGTGACCCACTTCTTCGCCGGCTACGGCACTTGCGGCACGCTGACCGGGGTCGGTCGGTTCCTCAAGGAGCAAAACTCCAGGGTGCGCATCGTGGCGGTGGAACCCCAGCGAAACCACAAGCTCCCGGGCCTCAAGAACTTCCAGGAGTCGAAGCAGCCCGAGATCCTCGACCCCTCGGTAATCGACGAAGTGCTCCCGGTGACCGACGCCGACGCTTACGCGACGGCCCTGGAGGTGGCCCGCACGGAGAGCCTGCTCCTGGGCCCCTCCTCGGGAGCCATCCTGTGGGCCGCCCGGGAGGTGGGGCGCCGAGAGGGGGGCCTGGGGGTAGCCATCGCCCCGGACAACGCCTTCAAGTACATGAGCTTCTACGCCCAGTGGCTGGTAGGCCAGGGCGAGCCCAACCCGTGA